The Planococcus donghaensis genome contains a region encoding:
- the tyrS gene encoding tyrosine--tRNA ligase — MTNELIQDLQWRGLLYQQTDEEGMEKLLNEQKISLYCGVDPTADSMHIGHIVPLLTLRRFQMHGHQPILLVGGATGMIGDPSGRNEERQLQTTEQIDRNVEGIKVQMEQIFDFKSENGAKMVNNRDWIGAMSVIEFLRDYGKLISVNYMLAKDSVASRLETGISFTEFSYTLIQAIDFNHLYNEHNCRIQIGGSDQWGNITSGLEMIRKTHDEESKAFGITIPLVTKADGTKFGKSAGGAVWLDPKKTSPYEFYQFWINAADADVIKYLKIFTFIGREDIETLEKAVETEPHLRQAQKTLAEEMTKLIHGEAALADAQRITKALFSGDLKALSSSEMKAAFKDVPSIEMSKEDKSIVDLIVEAGISSSKRQAREDVTNGAISVNGEKVMDVEYMVDEKDRLDDAFAIIRRGKKKYHMVQFQ, encoded by the coding sequence ATGACGAACGAATTAATTCAAGATTTACAATGGCGCGGTTTGTTGTACCAACAAACCGATGAAGAAGGCATGGAGAAATTATTAAACGAACAGAAAATTTCATTATACTGCGGAGTCGATCCTACAGCAGACAGTATGCACATTGGACATATTGTTCCGTTACTCACATTACGTCGTTTTCAAATGCATGGTCATCAGCCAATTTTACTAGTGGGTGGAGCGACAGGAATGATTGGAGACCCTTCAGGACGCAATGAAGAACGTCAATTGCAAACGACTGAACAAATTGACCGCAACGTTGAAGGAATTAAAGTTCAAATGGAACAAATTTTTGATTTTAAATCTGAAAATGGGGCGAAAATGGTCAACAACCGTGATTGGATAGGAGCAATGAGTGTCATCGAGTTTTTACGTGATTACGGTAAATTGATTTCCGTAAATTACATGTTAGCCAAAGATTCGGTTGCTTCACGTCTTGAAACAGGAATTTCGTTTACTGAGTTTTCGTACACATTAATCCAAGCGATTGACTTTAATCACCTGTATAACGAACACAACTGCCGTATTCAAATCGGTGGATCTGATCAATGGGGCAATATTACTTCAGGCCTTGAAATGATTCGCAAAACACATGATGAAGAATCAAAAGCATTTGGTATTACCATTCCACTTGTGACAAAGGCAGATGGCACCAAATTCGGAAAATCAGCCGGTGGGGCTGTCTGGTTAGATCCGAAAAAGACTTCTCCATACGAGTTTTACCAGTTTTGGATTAACGCTGCAGATGCAGATGTGATCAAGTACTTGAAGATTTTCACGTTTATTGGCCGTGAAGACATCGAAACGTTAGAAAAAGCAGTAGAAACAGAACCGCACTTGCGCCAAGCACAAAAAACATTGGCTGAAGAAATGACCAAACTTATTCACGGAGAAGCAGCATTAGCTGACGCTCAGCGCATTACTAAAGCGTTGTTTAGTGGAGATTTGAAAGCTTTGTCATCTTCGGAGATGAAAGCTGCATTTAAAGATGTTCCTTCTATAGAAATGTCTAAAGAAGACAAGTCGATTGTAGATTTAATCGTAGAAGCAGGCATTTCTTCTTCAAAACGCCAAGCCCGCGAAGATGTTACAAATGGTGCAATTTCAGTAAATGGTGAAAAAGTAATGGATGTAGAATACATGGTTGACGAAAAAGATCGCTTAGATGATGCATTTGCCATTATTCGTCGCGGTAAAAAGAAATACCATATGGTTCAATTTCAATAA
- a CDS encoding cobalamin-binding protein, which yields MRIISICPSNTELLAFLNAEHLLVGIDDYSDWPKEITTLPRLGPDLSIRMDELEALKPDIVLASLSVPGMEKNVDELVKRNIPHLVLDPQSLDEIGQDLLQVADACGIDATAIHSEYLAVIEDIKSRGNRASNRPSLYWEWWPKPVFTPGNINWLTEISRMTGARNLFDDTESANIQTDWADVLERQPDYILLAWVGVLTSKVKPELIKKRPGWKDMKAIDHIHVMEEELYCRPSPRLIEGAIRLGKLIHPEEFKDMELPRFIKEKQL from the coding sequence ATGCGAATTATTTCAATATGTCCAAGTAACACGGAACTTTTAGCATTTTTAAACGCTGAACATTTGTTAGTCGGGATTGATGATTATTCTGATTGGCCTAAAGAAATTACGACTTTGCCTCGACTCGGACCTGATTTATCCATTCGTATGGATGAGCTCGAGGCATTAAAACCTGATATAGTTTTGGCTTCGTTAAGTGTTCCAGGAATGGAAAAAAACGTGGATGAATTAGTAAAACGAAATATTCCACACCTTGTCCTCGATCCGCAATCACTTGACGAAATCGGACAAGACTTATTGCAAGTAGCTGATGCATGCGGGATTGATGCAACGGCTATCCACTCTGAATATTTGGCTGTTATCGAAGACATTAAGTCGCGCGGAAACCGAGCAAGTAACCGGCCTTCGTTATACTGGGAATGGTGGCCAAAGCCTGTGTTCACTCCTGGCAACATCAACTGGCTAACTGAAATTAGCCGCATGACCGGTGCTCGCAACCTTTTTGATGACACCGAATCTGCCAATATTCAAACCGATTGGGCGGATGTATTAGAACGTCAACCCGACTACATTTTACTTGCTTGGGTTGGTGTATTAACATCAAAAGTAAAACCAGAATTAATTAAAAAACGGCCTGGCTGGAAGGATATGAAAGCTATCGATCACATTCATGTGATGGAAGAAGAGTTGTATTGTCGTCCTTCTCCACGATTAATTGAAGGCGCAATCCGTTTAGGTAAACTAATTCATCCTGAGGAATTTAAAGACATGGAGTTGCCTCGCTTTATCAAAGAAAAACAACTATAA
- a CDS encoding STAS domain-containing protein, which produces MLKDQDLYEHLSARTSKMTEDWYSSLDKSKAGVYGSTDPDKIALLKKQNHEFHLRFCTMFQKENTDFVENFQGWIESIVKDEAHLETPIVEVIGEFFRTQEQYLCELAKYALDHKEQVSHEQLMEWTQAVVRIISKVIVEFTDQNSKAAEKRMNSQQQMIVEMSAPVILLANKIGMLPLVGEITPHRAEIIFEKTLAQSSKHDLEKLFIDLSGVPMIDTMVAQQVFQLIKGLEIIGVKVALSGISPVIAQTAVQLGIKFVDIEVYNTLAQALKQNKVDSF; this is translated from the coding sequence ATGTTGAAAGATCAAGACTTATATGAACACTTAAGCGCACGGACTTCAAAAATGACAGAGGACTGGTATAGTTCTTTAGACAAAAGTAAGGCTGGTGTTTACGGTTCGACGGATCCTGATAAAATAGCATTGCTTAAAAAACAGAATCACGAATTTCATCTACGCTTTTGCACCATGTTTCAAAAAGAAAACACGGATTTTGTAGAAAATTTTCAAGGATGGATCGAATCTATCGTAAAAGATGAAGCTCATCTTGAAACACCCATTGTAGAGGTGATTGGTGAGTTTTTCCGTACTCAAGAACAATATTTATGCGAACTTGCAAAGTATGCATTAGATCATAAAGAACAAGTTAGTCATGAGCAATTGATGGAGTGGACACAAGCAGTTGTCCGCATCATTAGCAAAGTCATTGTCGAATTTACGGACCAAAATTCGAAGGCTGCTGAAAAACGTATGAATTCACAGCAGCAGATGATTGTGGAAATGAGTGCACCGGTCATTTTATTAGCGAACAAAATTGGAATGCTGCCGCTAGTTGGCGAAATTACACCACACAGAGCTGAAATTATCTTTGAAAAAACATTAGCTCAAAGTTCTAAACACGATTTAGAAAAATTGTTTATTGATTTATCAGGTGTGCCCATGATCGATACGATGGTTGCACAACAAGTATTTCAGCTAATCAAAGGTTTGGAAATTATCGGCGTGAAGGTGGCGTTATCTGGTATTAGTCCAGTGATCGCTCAAACAGCTGTGCAGTTAGGTATTAAGTTTGTAGATATTGAAGTGTACAATACACTAGCCCAAGCACTAAAACAAAATAAAGTTGATTCGTTTTGA
- the rpsD gene encoding 30S ribosomal protein S4, whose product MSRYTGPSWKLSRRLGISLTGTGKELEKRPYAPGQHGANQRRKVSEYGLQLQEKQKLRFMYGVNERQFKTLFNKAGKMPGKHGENFMILLEARLDNVVYRLGLARTRRQARQIVNHGHILVDGKRVDIPSFSVKPGQTIAFREKSSNLDVVNEAIEVNNFVPEYVTIDTDSKTGTFVRLPERSELSAEINEQLIVEYYSR is encoded by the coding sequence ATGTCTCGTTATACAGGTCCATCATGGAAACTGTCACGCCGCTTAGGAATTTCCCTTACAGGCACAGGTAAAGAATTAGAAAAACGCCCTTACGCACCAGGTCAACACGGTGCTAACCAACGCAGAAAAGTTTCTGAATATGGTTTGCAATTACAAGAAAAACAAAAACTACGCTTCATGTACGGAGTTAACGAACGTCAGTTCAAAACTTTGTTCAACAAAGCTGGTAAAATGCCTGGTAAGCACGGTGAAAACTTCATGATCCTTCTTGAAGCTCGCCTTGATAACGTTGTTTACCGTTTAGGTCTTGCGCGCACTCGTCGCCAAGCTCGCCAAATCGTAAACCACGGCCACATCCTTGTTGATGGCAAACGCGTTGACATCCCGTCATTCAGCGTGAAACCAGGACAAACAATTGCTTTCCGTGAAAAATCAAGCAACCTTGATGTAGTAAACGAAGCAATCGAAGTAAACAACTTTGTTCCTGAATACGTTACTATCGATACTGATAGCAAAACAGGAACTTTCGTACGCCTTCCAGAGCGTAGCGAATTGTCTGCTGAAATCAACGAACAGTTGATCGTTGAGTACTACTCACGTTAA
- the megL gene encoding methionine gamma-lyase → MKEKAMNIETAVIHKGYDSTKHHDSLVTPLYQTSTYSFANAEQGEDRFAGNCEGNIYSRLGNPTVSVLEERMAEIEGGQGALAFGSGMASVSAILIYLTKAGDHVLCSRGIYGCTFGLLEIMEEKYGITHSLVSMTTEAEVEKAIRPETVCIYVETPINPTMEIVNLEAVVAVAKKHNIRVVVDNTFCSPYLQNPLRMGADFVLHSATKYLNGHGDVVGGVLVGSDADEMQHIRMTVQKDVGGIMSPFDAWLLLRGLKTLHVRMDRHVSNTKVVLNFLKQQEIVKSIYYPFDDSHPQVDIAKRQMREGGGLISFEIQGGKKEAQAFINALSLIKIAVSLGDAETLIQHPATMTHAVVPPESRQAMGISDSLLRISVGLEHTDDLINDLNKAFEQVKPKLQEI, encoded by the coding sequence ATGAAAGAAAAAGCAATGAATATTGAAACGGCGGTTATCCATAAAGGCTATGACAGCACTAAGCATCATGATAGTTTGGTGACACCGCTTTATCAAACCTCGACCTACTCGTTTGCAAATGCAGAACAAGGGGAAGATCGCTTTGCAGGAAATTGCGAGGGGAATATTTATTCGCGCCTTGGCAATCCGACAGTAAGTGTACTCGAAGAGCGTATGGCGGAAATCGAAGGGGGTCAAGGTGCATTAGCTTTCGGGTCGGGGATGGCCTCGGTTAGTGCGATTTTGATTTATTTGACTAAAGCGGGAGATCACGTTCTTTGCTCAAGAGGCATTTATGGCTGTACGTTTGGGTTATTAGAAATCATGGAAGAAAAATATGGCATTACGCATAGCTTGGTTTCAATGACCACAGAAGCGGAAGTTGAAAAAGCGATTCGTCCAGAAACGGTTTGCATTTATGTCGAAACACCAATCAATCCAACAATGGAAATTGTGAATTTAGAAGCTGTAGTAGCGGTTGCAAAAAAACACAATATTCGTGTTGTAGTAGACAATACGTTCTGCTCTCCTTACTTGCAAAATCCGCTACGAATGGGTGCAGACTTTGTTTTGCATAGCGCAACAAAATACTTGAATGGCCATGGGGATGTGGTCGGCGGAGTATTAGTTGGTAGCGATGCAGATGAAATGCAACATATTCGAATGACAGTACAAAAAGACGTGGGTGGCATTATGTCTCCATTTGATGCATGGTTATTGCTTAGAGGGCTAAAAACCCTTCACGTTAGAATGGATCGCCATGTTAGCAATACAAAAGTTGTATTAAATTTCTTAAAACAACAAGAAATTGTGAAAAGTATCTATTATCCATTTGATGACAGTCATCCGCAAGTGGATATTGCGAAAAGGCAAATGCGAGAAGGTGGCGGATTGATTTCATTTGAAATCCAAGGTGGTAAAAAAGAAGCGCAAGCCTTCATAAATGCACTGTCACTTATCAAAATTGCAGTTAGTTTAGGCGATGCTGAAACTTTAATTCAACACCCGGCAACAATGACACATGCAGTAGTACCTCCTGAAAGCAGACAAGCAATGGGCATTAGCGATTCGTTGCTGCGTATATCGGTTGGACTTGAGCATACGGACGACTTGATAAACGATTTGAACAAAGCATTTGAGCAAGTAAAACCTAAACTTCAAGAAATTTAA
- a CDS encoding GAF domain-containing protein, with protein MFSQTNYSGSSIEQYTMLTKQLDALLDGEKNSIANLSNASALLNQFLERINWVGFYLMEEGELVLGPFQGLPACVRIPVGKGVCGTAVADKKTMLVEDVQAFPGHIACDAASRSEIVIPLMKEDQVIGVLDIDSPELDRFTKEDQQGLEIFVNVLMKHL; from the coding sequence ATGTTTTCACAAACAAATTATAGCGGCAGCAGTATCGAACAATACACTATGCTAACAAAGCAATTAGATGCTTTGTTAGATGGTGAGAAAAACAGCATCGCCAACTTGAGCAACGCCTCTGCTTTACTCAATCAATTTCTTGAGCGCATCAACTGGGTTGGGTTTTACTTAATGGAAGAAGGAGAGCTTGTTCTCGGTCCTTTCCAAGGTCTTCCAGCTTGCGTTCGAATTCCAGTTGGAAAAGGCGTTTGCGGTACAGCCGTTGCTGACAAAAAAACCATGTTAGTTGAAGATGTGCAGGCGTTCCCTGGACATATCGCCTGTGACGCAGCTTCGCGTTCTGAAATCGTTATTCCTTTAATGAAAGAAGATCAAGTCATCGGCGTTTTAGACATCGATAGCCCTGAACTAGATCGCTTCACAAAAGAAGATCAACAAGGCTTAGAAATATTCGTTAACGTGTTAATGAAGCATTTATAA
- the hisJ gene encoding histidinol-phosphatase HisJ: MKRDGHIHTRFCPHGTKDSTELYIEKAIKSGFTDISFTEHAPLPVNFTDPTPEQDSGMRVNQLTAYIDEITHLKHVYEKDIRIRLGLEVDYIQGFEKETARFLNDIGPVLDDAILSVHFLQVNDQYFCADFSKEVFAELAAACGSVEAAYQLYYDTLEKSINADLGQFKPNRIGHPTLIHKFQNAHGKKIDDDKQIRRILQLMKKTGFELDVNGAGYSKPDCLEAYPPLSYIEFAKTLGIPLVFGSDAHSVNGLHKHYEKIYTYLS; the protein is encoded by the coding sequence ATGAAACGAGATGGTCACATTCATACCCGTTTTTGTCCACACGGGACAAAAGACTCAACCGAATTGTATATTGAAAAAGCGATAAAGTCCGGGTTTACGGATATATCATTTACAGAACATGCACCGCTTCCGGTCAATTTTACCGATCCAACACCCGAACAAGACAGCGGCATGCGTGTAAATCAGCTAACTGCCTACATAGATGAAATTACCCATCTTAAGCACGTATATGAAAAAGACATTCGCATTCGTTTAGGTTTGGAAGTTGATTACATTCAAGGCTTTGAAAAAGAAACAGCTCGCTTTTTAAATGATATTGGACCTGTTCTAGACGATGCCATTTTATCGGTTCATTTTCTGCAAGTAAACGACCAGTATTTTTGTGCTGATTTCAGTAAAGAAGTATTTGCAGAGCTCGCAGCAGCTTGTGGATCTGTAGAAGCTGCTTACCAGCTTTACTATGACACACTTGAAAAGTCGATAAATGCAGATCTTGGCCAATTCAAACCAAATCGAATTGGACATCCTACGCTGATTCACAAATTCCAAAATGCCCATGGTAAAAAAATTGATGATGACAAGCAAATTCGACGCATTCTTCAGCTTATGAAAAAAACAGGATTTGAACTAGATGTGAACGGTGCAGGCTACTCGAAACCAGATTGTTTGGAAGCATACCCCCCGCTCTCTTATATTGAATTTGCTAAAACACTTGGCATACCGTTAGTCTTTGGGTCAGACGCTCACAGTGTCAATGGCTTGCATAAGCACTACGAGAAAATTTATACTTACTTAAGTTAA
- the ezrA gene encoding septation ring formation regulator EzrA — translation MMEYIIIAVIILLAVTIIGFMFRKKHLAEIERLEQLKLQIQNKPILEELTKVKQLNMNGQTEEMFERWRNVWTEIMDVHIPKIDASLYDAEEAINRFRFNKASKLEQETEMKIDSVDQQMNSILVELEELIGSEEKNRSEIDLLQEKYRRARKNLLAHQQSYGAAGEPLERKLESFIPLFDEYEKLTAEGNYLKAREIVIGLSAEGEEAFLLVDDIPSLLADIQTKIPSYIAELRQGKSEMEENSYYLGHLELTLQLDEIEEELEVLKENIANLEMTQTKIAVEKIKDRIDSFYEMLEKEVEAKMYVDEHRVDTERHLEVVARDTKEMEEESRYVQHSYKISESEAAIPKSCMDKMEQLAKRFELLMTRLEEDQSAYSSLQEELVHIREDLSIVDSTQIDFMTSLKSLRIEENKAREKVALLKRKLQETDRLLHKANIPGIPEDMDVRLEEAEEHLFVTMQTLREVPLNIKLVHSYLEQAEQSIEDGHAKAVEMVENVLLIERIIQYGNRYRKSNLQLDAKLEEAEESFRQLRYTKALEEAATAVENFEPGSMKRIEVLVKEDAWNI, via the coding sequence ATGATGGAGTATATCATCATTGCGGTCATCATTCTATTAGCGGTAACAATCATTGGTTTTATGTTTCGCAAAAAACATTTAGCTGAAATTGAACGCTTGGAACAGTTAAAACTGCAAATACAAAATAAACCAATTCTTGAAGAACTAACTAAAGTGAAACAATTAAACATGAACGGCCAGACGGAAGAAATGTTCGAACGCTGGCGCAACGTATGGACTGAAATTATGGATGTACATATTCCGAAAATCGATGCTTCTTTATATGACGCTGAAGAAGCAATCAATCGCTTTAGATTTAACAAAGCGTCAAAACTAGAGCAAGAAACAGAAATGAAAATCGATAGTGTCGACCAGCAGATGAATAGCATTTTGGTCGAGTTGGAAGAATTGATTGGTAGCGAAGAGAAAAATCGTAGCGAAATCGATCTTCTACAAGAAAAATACCGCCGTGCACGTAAAAATTTATTGGCGCACCAACAATCTTACGGAGCTGCAGGCGAGCCACTTGAGAGAAAACTTGAATCATTTATTCCGCTATTTGACGAATACGAAAAATTAACAGCTGAAGGCAATTACTTAAAAGCTCGTGAAATTGTTATTGGATTGTCTGCGGAAGGCGAAGAAGCATTTTTACTAGTAGATGATATTCCATCTCTATTGGCTGATATTCAAACGAAAATTCCTTCTTATATCGCTGAATTGCGTCAAGGTAAGAGTGAAATGGAAGAAAACTCTTACTACCTTGGACATTTAGAGTTAACCCTTCAACTCGATGAAATCGAAGAAGAGTTGGAAGTGTTGAAAGAAAACATTGCCAATTTAGAAATGACACAAACAAAAATTGCTGTTGAGAAAATAAAAGACCGCATTGATTCGTTTTATGAAATGTTGGAAAAAGAAGTTGAAGCGAAAATGTATGTGGACGAACATCGTGTGGATACAGAACGTCATTTAGAAGTTGTGGCGCGCGACACAAAAGAAATGGAAGAGGAAAGCCGATACGTGCAGCATAGCTACAAAATTAGCGAAAGCGAAGCGGCTATTCCAAAATCGTGTATGGATAAAATGGAGCAATTGGCTAAACGTTTTGAATTGCTAATGACTCGTTTAGAAGAAGATCAATCAGCGTACTCAAGTCTTCAAGAAGAACTAGTTCACATTCGCGAAGATCTATCGATTGTCGATTCGACTCAAATAGACTTTATGACTTCGTTAAAGAGCTTGCGTATTGAAGAAAACAAGGCTCGTGAAAAAGTAGCGCTTTTAAAACGCAAATTACAAGAAACCGATCGATTGTTACACAAAGCCAATATTCCTGGAATTCCGGAAGACATGGATGTGCGACTAGAAGAAGCTGAAGAACATCTTTTTGTGACGATGCAAACTTTACGTGAAGTTCCATTGAACATTAAGCTTGTGCATAGTTACTTAGAACAGGCTGAACAAAGTATTGAAGATGGTCATGCGAAAGCAGTTGAAATGGTTGAAAATGTCTTATTGATTGAGCGCATTATTCAATATGGAAACCGTTACCGCAAATCCAATCTTCAATTGGATGCGAAACTCGAAGAAGCAGAAGAATCATTCAGACAGCTTCGCTATACAAAAGCATTAGAAGAAGCTGCAACTGCAGTGGAAAATTTTGAACCAGGTTCGATGAAACGAATTGAAGTATTGGTCAAAGAAGATGCCTGGAACATTTAA
- a CDS encoding cysteine desulfurase family protein, with translation MIYLDNSATTKPRKEVLDTFVKVNEQFYANPASLHELGNQAEDLLETARGQLKELLHMEKIIFTSGGTEANNLALIGTARNYQHRGKHIITAETEHPSVLKSVTALESEGFEITRLPVGNFGEINIDKLKNSLRNDTILVSLMHVNNEIGAVHPIAEIAHLLKKRRIFFHVDAVQSIGKLLFDPTAMPNLLSISGHKIHGLKGTGILAYTGVDMQAIQYGGGQESGMRSGTVSVPNAVALAKALRLAEPNPLYPQWNQELRQFFSEFADVKIVSPENGASHILSVAIKGLKGEILVSGLQKESVIVSTSSACSSKNSQASPVIRAIGLPREFKDGVIRISFGEFTTEQDIHALKKAFQRVYRMIKGV, from the coding sequence ATGATTTACTTGGATAATAGTGCCACGACTAAGCCAAGAAAAGAAGTGCTTGATACGTTTGTGAAAGTGAACGAGCAATTTTATGCCAATCCAGCTTCCCTACATGAACTAGGCAATCAAGCGGAAGATTTGTTAGAAACGGCACGGGGGCAATTAAAAGAGTTGCTGCATATGGAGAAGATTATCTTTACATCTGGCGGTACAGAAGCAAATAACTTAGCGTTAATTGGCACGGCCAGAAACTATCAACACCGTGGAAAGCATATTATAACTGCAGAAACAGAACATCCTTCTGTGTTGAAAAGTGTGACTGCATTAGAAAGCGAAGGATTTGAAATTACGCGCTTACCCGTTGGCAATTTTGGAGAAATCAACATTGACAAGTTGAAAAATTCTTTGCGAAACGATACGATTTTGGTATCACTCATGCATGTGAATAATGAAATTGGAGCGGTTCATCCAATTGCAGAGATTGCACATCTTTTGAAAAAACGGCGAATTTTTTTTCATGTGGATGCTGTACAAAGTATAGGGAAACTCCTATTTGACCCAACTGCAATGCCAAATTTATTGTCTATATCAGGACATAAAATACATGGCTTAAAGGGCACTGGGATATTAGCGTATACTGGAGTAGATATGCAAGCTATTCAGTATGGTGGCGGGCAAGAATCCGGAATGCGAAGCGGTACCGTTTCTGTGCCAAATGCAGTAGCTTTAGCAAAAGCCTTGAGATTGGCTGAGCCAAATCCTCTGTATCCCCAGTGGAATCAAGAATTACGTCAGTTTTTCTCGGAATTTGCGGATGTCAAAATTGTAAGTCCAGAAAATGGGGCGTCGCATATTTTGTCAGTAGCGATAAAAGGATTGAAAGGCGAAATTTTAGTATCCGGTTTACAAAAAGAATCGGTAATCGTCTCTACTTCAAGTGCATGCTCATCAAAAAATAGCCAAGCAAGTCCGGTGATTCGAGCGATCGGCTTGCCGCGTGAGTTTAAGGACGGTGTGATTCGAATCAGCTTTGGCGAATTTACAACAGAACAAGATATTCACGCGCTAAAAAAAGCGTTTCAGCGGGTATACCGCATGATTAAAGGAGTTTAA
- the thiI gene encoding tRNA uracil 4-sulfurtransferase ThiI → MKTNQILVRYGELSTKGKNRSSFIGRLRDNVRQTFSDLEQIHIKAERDRMFITSDDEQELAQVIERLPYVFGIQSFSPVTACELNIEAMKKTAEAVIAKIGDTEKSFKVSVKRPFKEFPYEKPEIMKELSSHVLRAFPDLKVQMKDPEIDLKVEVRKEAVYMMAEVIQGAGGLPVGAGGKALLMLSGGLDSPVAGYHMLKRGVRLDLIHFFSPPFTNDRAKEKVFDLAERLSQFGSSVKLHVIPFTKLQQEVHKQVPDNITMTSTRRMMMRVADLVLAETNCRAIVTGESLGQVASQTLESMQAINAVTHTPVLRPLIAMDKLEIIDIAQQIETYDISIRPFEDCCTIFTPANPKTKPKLEKVEYYENFVSFDELIEEAVAEREIIKFPRPKVNQFEDLL, encoded by the coding sequence ATGAAAACCAATCAAATTCTTGTACGATATGGAGAACTATCAACTAAAGGGAAGAATCGTAGCTCATTTATCGGAAGACTGCGTGACAATGTCAGACAAACATTTTCTGACTTAGAACAAATTCACATAAAGGCTGAACGTGATCGCATGTTTATTACTTCAGACGACGAACAAGAACTAGCGCAAGTAATTGAGCGTTTGCCGTATGTATTTGGCATTCAATCGTTTAGTCCAGTAACAGCCTGTGAATTAAACATCGAAGCGATGAAAAAAACGGCAGAAGCAGTGATTGCTAAAATCGGAGATACCGAAAAAAGTTTTAAAGTATCGGTAAAACGACCATTTAAAGAATTTCCTTATGAAAAACCAGAAATTATGAAAGAACTAAGCTCGCATGTATTAAGAGCTTTTCCGGATTTGAAAGTACAAATGAAAGACCCTGAAATTGATTTGAAAGTAGAAGTTCGCAAAGAAGCTGTTTATATGATGGCGGAAGTGATTCAAGGAGCAGGTGGCTTGCCAGTAGGAGCGGGTGGTAAAGCGTTACTCATGCTATCGGGCGGGTTAGACAGTCCAGTTGCAGGATATCATATGTTAAAGCGGGGCGTTCGTTTAGACTTAATCCATTTTTTCAGTCCGCCGTTTACAAATGACCGCGCTAAAGAAAAGGTTTTTGATTTAGCTGAGCGATTGTCGCAATTTGGTTCTTCTGTCAAGCTGCATGTTATTCCTTTTACGAAACTTCAACAAGAAGTGCATAAGCAAGTGCCAGATAATATCACGATGACTTCTACGCGCCGTATGATGATGCGTGTAGCAGATTTAGTTTTAGCTGAGACCAATTGCCGAGCAATTGTCACGGGAGAAAGCTTAGGACAAGTTGCAAGTCAGACTTTAGAAAGTATGCAAGCAATCAATGCAGTGACGCACACGCCGGTATTGCGTCCCCTTATTGCGATGGACAAACTTGAAATCATTGATATTGCACAACAAATAGAGACTTACGATATTTCGATACGTCCGTTTGAAGATTGCTGTACTATTTTCACCCCGGCAAATCCGAAGACAAAGCCAAAACTTGAAAAAGTTGAGTACTACGAAAACTTTGTGTCTTTTGATGAGTTAATCGAAGAAGCTGTAGCCGAGCGTGAAATTATCAAATTCCCACGCCCTAAAGTTAACCAATTTGAAGATTTGTTATAA